The following proteins come from a genomic window of Salminus brasiliensis chromosome 15, fSalBra1.hap2, whole genome shotgun sequence:
- the trmt10c gene encoding tRNA methyltransferase 10 homolog C, which yields MMSLRSHVVGVLRRCCRRCPEASAAVKFRYSGLPTSSFTSTPLSALTTSRSLSTGWTLRKDAPQSKDVEARPELDLDAWKSVMRSQALQDERHEDEGEDEDKGPIPEEDGELSPLEASRRLVETWRMAGRSVPEVITDEQLKILSECPSKSSKKKYLKHLFLKEGYKKADRMKKEKRMAERVAMLKEKADGGCDGGDGEREGLPQLKNTYLMKFWDRSMETLLCWRAAQAMQHGQPLVFDMSFDQHMTRKGLENTVSQLLESEGWNRRDEDPFHLHFCNLQPNGAYLPELVKRCGQESWERLLITATSQQHIDVFPHDQLVYLTADSPNILHTFDHSKVYVIGAFVDHSVMPGVSLAKAKRLKLATARLPLDEYLHWDKGGKNLTLNQMIQILMKVRDTGSWEKALEFVPKRKHLGFYQQTGKRNVQSRAFKTTYERPQKDRVPLFVSKPRQKN from the coding sequence ATGATGTCTCTCAGGTCGCATGTTGTGGGTGTGCTGAGGAGGTGCTGCCGCCGCTGCCCTGAAGCCTCGGCGGCTGTAAAATTTCGTTACTCCGGTTTGCCCACGTCCAGCTTCACTTCCACCCCCCTCTCAGCGCTTACAACCAGCCGATCCCTCAGTACCGGCTGGACCCTGAGGAAAGATGCCCCTCAGTCCAAGGACGTGGAAGCAAGGCCTGAGCTGGACTTGGACGCGTGGAAGTCGGTGATGCGCTCGCAAGCTTTGCAAGATGAGAGACATGAGGATGAGGGTGAAGATGAAGATAAAGGACCCATCCCAGAGGAGGACGGAGAGCTCTCTCCGCTGGAAGCGAGCCGCAGGCTGGTGGAGACGTGGCGCATGGCCGGCAGGTCCGTTCCTGAAGTCATCACGGACGAGCAGCTGAAAATACTGTCTGAGTGTCCCAGCAAGTCATCCAAGAAGAAGTACCTCAAGCACCTGTTTCTCAAGGAGGGCTATAAGAAGGCCGATCGAATGAAGAAGGAGAAAAGGATGGCCGAGAGAGTGGCTATGTTGAAGGAGAAGGCAGATGGAGGTTGTGATGGGGGTGACGGAGAGAGGGAAGGACTCCCCCAGCTGAAAAACACATATCTGATGAAGTTCTGGGATCGCTCAATGGAAACCCTGCTGTGCTGGAGGGCGGCTCAGGCCATGCAGCACGGCCAGCCGCTGGTGTTTGACATGAGCTTCGATCAACACATGACAAGAAAGGGATTGGAGAACACAGTCTCCCAGCTTCTGGAGAGCGAAGGCTGGAACCGCCGGGATGAAGACCCCTTTCACCTGCACTTCTGCAACCTGCAGCCCAACGGCGCCTACCTACCCGAGCTTGTCAAGCGCTGCGGCCAGGAGTCCTGGGAGCGTCTCTTGATCACTGCCACCAGCCAGCAGCACATTGACGTGTTCCCCCACGATCAGCTCGTCTACCTCACTGCCGACTCTCCCAACATTCTCCACACCTTTGATCACAGCAAGGTGTACGTCATCGGTGCCTTTGTGGACCACTCGGTCATGCCTGGAGTTTCCCTGGCCAAGGCCAAGCGCCTCAAGCTGGCCACTGCCCGTTTGCCTCTGGACGAGTACCTGCACTGGGATAAAGGAGGCAAGAACCTGACCTTGAACCAAATGATCCAGATCCTGATGAAGGTCAGGGATACTGGCAGCTGGGAGAAGGCTCTGGAGTTTGTGCCCAAGAGAAAGCACTTGGGCTTCTACCAGCAAACTGGAAAGAGGAATGTTCAAAGTCGAGCCTTCAAAACAACATATGAAAGGCCACAAAAAGACAGAGTCCCACTGTTTGTAAGCAAACCTAGACAGAAAAATTAA